Proteins from a genomic interval of Schistocerca cancellata isolate TAMUIC-IGC-003103 chromosome 8, iqSchCanc2.1, whole genome shotgun sequence:
- the LOC126094955 gene encoding cationic amino acid transporter 3-like codes for MKLGMLIFTITEVFYYFLITVVLCVLVSQLVIQARSSIGAADPLAITGLVILLLCMICIMVSIGIQPTSQATVTYKVPFVPLFPAIGILINIFLMMMLDGVTWIKCGAWTLKGLVIYIVFGFCCRYKKWKSASNTSPRTSRNSVVVQKTSSRR; via the exons ATGAAATTAGGAATGCTGATCTTTACTATTACTGAagtgttttattattttcttattacaGTTGTTTTGTGTGTACTAGTATCACAACTTGTTATTCAGGCAAGATCATCTATTGGAGCAGCTGATCCACTAGCAATAACTGGTCTAGTAATCCTGTTATTGTGTATGATATGCATAATGGTGTCCATTGGAATTCAGCCTACTTCACAGGCTACAGTAACCTACAAG GTTCCGTTTGTACCCTTATTTCCAGCTATTGGTATCCTCATTAATATATTTTTGATGATGATGCTGGATGGAGTGACATGGATAAAATGTGGAGCATGGACCCTTAAAG GATTAGTGATCTACATTGTGTTTGGGTTTTGCTGCCGTTATAAAAAATGGAAGAGTGCTTCAAACACTTCACCAAGAACGAGTCGGAAtagtgtggtggtacagaagacatCAAGTAGACGGTGA